The Mobula birostris isolate sMobBir1 chromosome 14, sMobBir1.hap1, whole genome shotgun sequence genome includes a region encoding these proteins:
- the LOC140209530 gene encoding ras-related protein Rab-21-like isoform X1 codes for MATAAGKSYCFKVVLLGEGCVGKTSLVLRYCENKFSDKHISTLQASFLTKKLNISGKRVTLAIWDTAGQERFHALGPIYYRDSNGAILVYDITDEDSFQKVKNWVKELRKMLGGEICLCIVGNKTDLEKDRNVVIEEAEAYATSVGAKHFHTSAKLNKGIEELFLEICKKMLQVAQAEEAAKVSDATLMGSARRGIQIIDDEAEPVSSGSCCS; via the exons ATGGCGACAGCCGCTGGCAAGAGCTACTGTTTCAAAGTAGTACTGCTGGGAGAAGGCTGTGTGGGTAAAACCTCCCTGGTGTTGAGATATTGTGAGAATAAATTCAGTGACAAGCACATCAGCACGTTACAG GCATCTTTTTTGACGAAGAAGTTGAATATCAGTGGGAAGCGAGTGACTCTTGCAATATGG GACACAGCTGGACAAGAACGGTTCCATGCTTTGGGCCCCATTTACTACCGAGATTCTAATGGTGCTATATTAGTCTATGATATCACTGATGAAGACTCATTTCAGAAG GTGAAGAACTGGGTGAAAGAGCTACGGAAGATGCTCGGCGGTGAAATCTGTCTCTGTATAGTTG GAAATAAAACTGACCTGGAAAAGGATCGTAACGTGGTAATTGAGGAAGCAGAGGC CTACGCAACATCTGTAGGAGCAAAGCACTTCCACACCTCGGCCAAATTAAACAAAGGCATTGAGGAACTCTTCCTTGAAATCTGCAAAA AGATGCTTCAAGTTGCCCAGGCAGAAGAAGCAGCGAAAGTGAGTGATGCCACGCTGATGGGGAGTGCAAGGCGGGGTATACAGATTATTGATGATGAGGCAGAACCAGTAAGCAGTGGAAGCTGCTGTTCTTAA
- the LOC140209530 gene encoding ras-related protein Rab-21-like isoform X2, producing MATAAGKSYCFKVVLLGEGCVGKTSLVLRYCENKFSDKHISTLQDTAGQERFHALGPIYYRDSNGAILVYDITDEDSFQKVKNWVKELRKMLGGEICLCIVGNKTDLEKDRNVVIEEAEAYATSVGAKHFHTSAKLNKGIEELFLEICKKMLQVAQAEEAAKVSDATLMGSARRGIQIIDDEAEPVSSGSCCS from the exons ATGGCGACAGCCGCTGGCAAGAGCTACTGTTTCAAAGTAGTACTGCTGGGAGAAGGCTGTGTGGGTAAAACCTCCCTGGTGTTGAGATATTGTGAGAATAAATTCAGTGACAAGCACATCAGCACGTTACAG GACACAGCTGGACAAGAACGGTTCCATGCTTTGGGCCCCATTTACTACCGAGATTCTAATGGTGCTATATTAGTCTATGATATCACTGATGAAGACTCATTTCAGAAG GTGAAGAACTGGGTGAAAGAGCTACGGAAGATGCTCGGCGGTGAAATCTGTCTCTGTATAGTTG GAAATAAAACTGACCTGGAAAAGGATCGTAACGTGGTAATTGAGGAAGCAGAGGC CTACGCAACATCTGTAGGAGCAAAGCACTTCCACACCTCGGCCAAATTAAACAAAGGCATTGAGGAACTCTTCCTTGAAATCTGCAAAA AGATGCTTCAAGTTGCCCAGGCAGAAGAAGCAGCGAAAGTGAGTGATGCCACGCTGATGGGGAGTGCAAGGCGGGGTATACAGATTATTGATGATGAGGCAGAACCAGTAAGCAGTGGAAGCTGCTGTTCTTAA